The Quercus robur chromosome 7, dhQueRobu3.1, whole genome shotgun sequence genome has a segment encoding these proteins:
- the LOC126692748 gene encoding pentatricopeptide repeat-containing protein At4g13650-like: MFMFLLTPLSFSYSLFHHFPRAFKYPTTLNLNLKRTSSKFNKYVRGNVSKNNLASFSSTAVSHAFDEFPQQQTYGSSEGIDLLHIMEMRGIRANVQTYLWLLDGCYNSGSLLSAQKLHGKILKSGFDSENVLCDRIIDIYMGCGDLDGAVKVFDEMCDRSVSSWNKIINGFVVNKLSGRVLGLFQRMTAENVIPDEMTFAGVLRACGGGNVVFQYVHQIHARITYHGFGASTRVCNPLIDLYSKNGFIDSAKKIFDRLCLKDSVSWVAIMSGLSQNGHEIECIFLFCQIQTTGTAPTPYIFSSVLSACTKIELFEVGKQLHGLVFKVGFSSETYVCNALVTLYSRSGNFISAEQIFSTMQNRDEVSYNSLISGLAQRGSSDRSLELFKKMQLDCLKPDCVTVASLLSACASVGSLYMGRQLHSYAIKGGMSSDIILERSLLDLYVKCSDIDTASEFFLTTETENVVLWNVMLVAYGQLNNLSDSFEIFGQMQIEGMIPNQFTYPSILRTCTALGALDLGKQIHSQVIKTGFQLNVYVCSVLIDMYAKHGKLDTALGILRKLTEEDVVSWTAMIAGYVQHDMFAEALKLFEEMQNRGIQSDNIGFSSAISASAGIQALNQGRQIHAQSCVCGYSDDLSIGNALASLYARCGRIEEAYLAFKKIDDKDNISWNALISGFAQSGYCEEALQVFTQMKKATVEFDLFTFISAVSAAANIANTKQGKQIHAMIIKTGYDSEIEVSNVLVTLYAKCGIIDDAKREFHAMAEKNEVSWNAMITGYSQHGFGIEALYFFQEMKKLGVMPNHVTFVGVLSACSHAGMVNEGLGYFDSMRKEHGLVPKPEHYVCVVDLLGRAGFLIHARKFIEDMPIKPDALVWRTLLSACVVHKNMEIGEFAACHLLELEPQDSATYVLLSNIYAVTGKWDSRDRTRQRMKNMGVKKEPGRSWIEIKNSVHAFFVGDRLHPLADKIYEYLGDLNKQAANIGYVQDRYALLNDVEQGHKDPTVYIHSEKLAITFGLLSLSNSIPIRVIKNLRICNDCHNWIKYVSKISNRAIVVRDAYRFHHFEGGTCSCRDYW, encoded by the exons ATGTTCATGTTTCTTCTCACACCACTTTCCTTCTCGTATTCCTTATTCCATCACTTCCCGCGTGCATTCAAATACCCAACcactctcaatctcaatctcaaaCGCACTTCTTCAAAGTTCAATAAG TATGTTCGTGGGAATGTCAGTAAAAACAATTTAGCTAGTTTTAGCAGCACTGCCGTATCTCATGCGTTCGACGAATTCCCACAACAACAAACTTATGGGAGCTCGGAGGGAATTGATCTTCTTCATATCATGGAAATGCGTGGAATTCGTGCCAATGTTCAGACCTATCTATGGCTTTTAGATGGCTGTTACAATTCTGGGTCTTTATTAAGTGCTCAGAAGCTTCATGGAAAGATTTTGAAGTCGGGTTTTGATTCGGAAAACGTTTTGTGTGACCGAATTATTGATATTTACATGGGGTGCGGTGATTTAGATGGTGCAGTTAAGGTTTTTGATGAAATGTGTGACAGAAGTGTGTCTTCAtggaataaaattattaatggGTTTGTCGTGAACAAGTTGAGCGGTCGGGTATTGGGTCTCTTTCAGCGAATGACAGCCGAGAATGTGATTCCGGATGAAATGACATTTGCTGGAGTTTTAAGGGCATGTGGTGGCGGGAATGTTGTTTTCCAGTATGTGCATCAGATTCATGCTAGGATTACTTATCATGGTTTTGGTGCTAGTACGCGTGTATGTAATCCATTGATTGATTTGTATTCAAAAAATGGGTTTATAGATTCTGCTAAAAAGATCTTTGATAGATTATGTTTGAAGGATAGTGTTTCTTGGGTGGCAATAATGTCAGGCTTATCACAGAATGGACATGAGATAGAATGTATTTTCCTATTCTGCCAGATACAGACAACAGGAACTGCCCCTACTCCTTATATCTTTTCAAGTGTTCTAAGTGCCTGCACCAAGATAGAGTTATTTGAGGTGGGCAAGCAGCTTCATGGCCTTGTTTTTAAGGTGGGATTTTCATCAGAAACATATGTGTGCAACGCTCTTGTAACATTGTATTCACGCTCAGGAAACTTTATATCTGCGGAACAGATTTTCAGCACAATGCAAAACAGGGATGAGGTTTCATATAATTCACTCATCTCAGGGCTTGCTCAGCGTGGGTCTAGTGATAGATCTCTGGAATTGTTTAAGAAAATGCAGCTTGATTGCTTGAAACCAGATTGTGTGACGGTTGCAAGTTTGTTGAGTGCATGTGCATCTGTTGGATCTCTTTATATGGGAAGACAGCTCCACTCGTATGCAATTAAAGGTGGAATGTCTTCAGATATTATTCTTGAACGTTCTCTACTGGATCTTTATGTGAAATGCTCAGATATAGATACTGCCAGTGAATTTTTCCTTACAACAGAGACTGAAAATGTGGTCCTATGGAATGTGATGCTAGTCGCTTATGGGCAGTTAAATAATTTGAGTGATTCATTTGAGATATTTGGACAGATGCAGATTGAAGGCATGATACCCAATCAATTCACTTATCCTAGTATACTGAGGACTTGTACTGCTTTGGGAGCTCTTGATCTAGGAAAGCAGATTCATAGTCAAGTTATAAAGACTGGCTTTCAGCTCAATGTGTATGTCTGCAGTGTGCTTATTGATATGTATGCTAAGCATGGAAAACTTGATACTGCCCTGGGAATCCTCAGAAAACTCACTGAGGAAGATGTTGTCTCTTGGACAGCTATGATTGCAGGCTATGTGCAACATGATATGTTTGCCGAAGCTCTTAAACTTTTTGAAGAAATGCAAAATCGAGGGATCCAATCTGATAATATTGGATTTTCAAGTGCAATCAGTGCAAGTGCCGGTATTCAAGCACTCAATCAAGGACGACAGATTCATGCTCAATCTTGCGTCTGTGGTTACTCAGATGATCTTTCAATTGGTAATGCACTTGCTAGTCTTTATGCTAGATGTGGTAGAATAGAAGAAGCATACTTAGCATTCAAGAAAATTGATGATAAAGATAATATATCATGGAATGCATTGATATCAGGGTTTGCACAGAGTGGGTACTGTGAGGAAGCACTGCAGGTGTTTACTCAAATGAAAAAAGCTACAGTAGAATTTGATTTATTCACATTTATCTCTGCAGTTAGTGCAGCTGCCAATATAGCAAATACTAAACAAGGGAAGCAGATCCATGCTATGATTATCAAAACTGGTTATGATTCAGAAATTGAGGTTTCTAATGTTTTAGTCACGTTGTATGCCAAGTGTGGTATCATAGATGATGCCAAAAGAGAGTTTCATGCAATGGCTGAAAAAAATGAGGTTTCTTGGAATGCCATGATTACAGGATATTCTCAACATGGATTTGGTATTGAAGCACTCTATTTTTTCCAGGAGATGAAAAAGCTTGGGGTGATGCCAAACCATGTTACCTTTGTGGGAGTTTTGTCAGCCTGTAGCCATGCAGGTATGGTGAATGAGGGGCTTGGCTACTTTGACTCAATGAGAAAAGAGCATGGCTTAGTGCCTAAACCTGAGCATTATGTATGTGTTGTGGATCTTCTTGGTCGGGCTGGTTTTTTGATTCATGCAAGGAAATTTATAGAGGATATGCCAATTAAACCTGATGCTCTGGTTTGGAGGACCCTCTTAAGTGCTTGTGTCGTtcataaaaacatggaaattggAGAGTTTGCTGCCTGTCATCTACTAGAATTAGAACCTCAAGACTCAGCCACTTATGTTctcttatcaaatatatatgcaGTGACTGGAAAATGGGACTCTAGGGATAGGACAAGGCAAAGGATGAAAAATATGGGCGTGAAGAAAGAGCCTGGCCGTAGCTGGATTGAAATTAAGAACTCAGTTCATGCCTTTTTTGTTGGTGACCGTCTCCACCCACTAGCAGATAAGATATATGAATACTTAGGAGATTTGAATAAACAAGCAGCTAATATTGGTTATGTGCAGGACCGGTATGCCCTTTTGAATGATGTAGAGCAAGGCCATAAGGATCCAACAGTATATATTCATAGTGAGAAGTTAGCAATTACTTTTGGACTCCTTAGTTTGTCTAATTCAATTCCCATACGTGTGATTAAGAATCTTCGTATCTGTAATGATTGCCATAATTGGATTAAGTACGTGTCAAAGATTTCAAATCGAGCTATTGTAGTAAGGGATGCATATCGTTTTCATCATTTTGAAGGTGGTACTTGTTCATGTAGAGATTACTGGTAA
- the LOC126692749 gene encoding uncharacterized protein LOC126692749 isoform X5, producing the protein MAMSKVEEEETERLVMGTTKVVYYLEPLMSKELLCKSPDKSSASDFDYAQSSIWSPLVPRAYSTMDLDSDFEDLDFMTPTNRKISSGGGAMVLSNETKLRKVTYNIKKKLNINLNLNVLKMKHMHKNKTKASEFSPTPLKPTFTCFPHTTKAWTKALKAASKHFKKKKKKDPTAHVKLSNNLRDANISR; encoded by the exons ATGGCTATGtccaaagtagaagaagaagagacagAGAGGCTTGTTATGGGCACTACAAAAGTGGTGTACTACTTAGAACCATTGATGTCAAAAGAGCTTCTCTGCAAATCCCCTGACAAGTCATCGGCTTCCGACTTCGACTACGCGCAGAGCTCAATATGGTCCCCTTTGGTCCCTCGGGCTTACAGTACCATGGACTTGGATTCTGATTTTGAAGATTTGGATTTCATGACACCCACAAATAGAAAGATCTCATCTGGTGGTGGTGCTATGGTGTTGAGCAACGAAACCAAGTTGAGGAAAGTCACTTACAACATCAAGAAGAAGCTCAACATCAATCTTAATCTTAATGTTTTGAAGATGAAGCACATGCACAAGAACAAAACCAAGGCATCTGAGTTCTCCCCAACTCCTCTAAAGCCCACTTTTACCTGTTTCCCACACACCACAAAG GCTTGGACTAAGGCGTTGAAAGCTGCCTCTAAACAtttcaagaaaaagaagaagaaagatccCACGGCCCATGTGAAGCTCTCCAACAATTTGAGAGATGCGAATATTTCAAGATGA